From Alcaligenes faecalis, the proteins below share one genomic window:
- a CDS encoding YeiH family protein yields MSSVTDLPAGSTALKAQGKSGFSLKPSRLWGFLLAVAVGVAAMGLGKLWPLIGGPVFAIVLGMLLRNSMGVAPVFQPGLRYSSKVLLQWSIIGLGFGLSLPQVMRTGMDSLAVTLVTLTVAFVTALVLGRALGIPSKLRTLIGVGTAICGGSAIAAVTPILKPEEHETALAISTIFIFNIVAVLIFPLAGHMMNMSDAGFGVWAGTAINDTSSVVAAGYSYSRQAGDHATIVKLTRATLIIPICLILAGLEMWRSRQAGRDFDLMRVFPWFIVWFMVASALRSLGWVPVEWLEPLRFLAEFLMVLALAAIGLCSDLKVMARAGARPALLGLGVWIAVALSSLLVQRWIGVW; encoded by the coding sequence ATGAGCAGTGTGACCGATTTACCAGCAGGAAGCACCGCCCTGAAGGCGCAGGGCAAATCGGGTTTCTCTCTGAAGCCGTCCCGTTTGTGGGGCTTTTTACTGGCGGTGGCCGTGGGCGTTGCCGCCATGGGCCTGGGGAAATTGTGGCCGTTGATTGGCGGCCCTGTTTTTGCGATTGTCCTGGGGATGCTACTGCGTAACAGCATGGGCGTGGCTCCGGTGTTTCAGCCCGGTTTGCGCTATTCGTCCAAAGTGTTGTTGCAGTGGTCGATTATTGGCCTGGGTTTTGGTTTGAGCCTGCCGCAAGTGATGCGTACCGGCATGGATTCGCTGGCTGTAACTCTGGTGACGTTGACGGTGGCTTTTGTGACGGCACTGGTACTGGGCCGAGCCTTGGGCATTCCTTCCAAGCTGCGCACCCTGATCGGGGTGGGGACGGCGATTTGCGGTGGCTCGGCGATTGCGGCAGTTACGCCCATTCTGAAGCCGGAAGAGCATGAAACTGCACTGGCAATTTCCACCATCTTTATCTTCAATATTGTGGCGGTGCTGATTTTCCCCTTGGCCGGTCACATGATGAACATGTCCGATGCCGGTTTTGGGGTGTGGGCGGGAACCGCTATCAACGATACCTCGTCAGTCGTGGCGGCAGGGTATAGCTACAGCCGTCAGGCCGGTGACCATGCCACTATCGTGAAATTGACGCGTGCAACCTTGATTATTCCTATCTGCCTGATTCTGGCGGGCCTGGAAATGTGGCGTTCGCGTCAGGCGGGTCGGGATTTTGATCTGATGCGCGTATTTCCCTGGTTCATTGTCTGGTTCATGGTGGCCTCGGCTCTGCGCTCGCTGGGCTGGGTGCCGGTGGAGTGGCTGGAACCGCTGCGTTTTCTGGCCGAGTTCCTGATGGTTCTGGCCCTGGCTGCCATTGGCTTGTGCTCGGATTTAAAGGTGATGGCACGAGCCGGCGCGCGGCCTGCCTTGCTGGGTCTGGGAGTCTGGATTGCCGTAGCCCTCAGCAGTTTGTTGGTTCAGCGCTGGATAGGCGTCTGGTAA
- a CDS encoding SirB2 family protein: MTYVALKHLHMTAAGLSILFFIIRAFWSVSGSSCLQNRFVRIAPHVIDTVLLVCGLALAGMLGAAANQPWLLTKIVLLVVYIVVGSYAIKRGKTAFSRGVAALIAIAIFAYIVGVALNRSPASWFV, from the coding sequence ATGACTTACGTGGCCCTCAAACACTTGCACATGACAGCCGCCGGGCTGAGCATTTTGTTTTTCATTATTCGGGCCTTCTGGTCAGTGTCCGGCTCATCCTGTTTGCAGAATCGCTTTGTGCGCATTGCCCCGCATGTCATCGATACCGTCTTGCTGGTCTGTGGTCTGGCGCTGGCCGGCATGTTGGGCGCAGCAGCCAACCAACCCTGGCTGCTGACCAAGATTGTGTTGCTGGTGGTCTACATCGTAGTGGGGAGCTATGCCATCAAACGCGGTAAAACCGCTTTCAGCCGCGGCGTGGCAGCACTGATTGCGATTGCCATCTTTGCCTATATCGTGGGCGTGGCGCTGAACCGCAGCCCAGCTTCCTGGTTCGTTTAA
- a CDS encoding MBL fold metallo-hydrolase, with product MLQAQVASFFHTDTSTFTYVVHAAGQRECAIIDSVLDYDAASGRSSTASAQKVVDFVRQHQLEVQWVLETHAHADHLSAAVWLQEQVGGKIAIGEHIKQVQSTFSRIFNIEAEIQANGTPFDTLFKDQEQFQIGALQVQALHVPGHTPADMAYHVQGLGVFVGDTLFLPDVGTARCDFPGGSASQLYESIQRLLALPADTVLFMCHDYPPEGREPHFQCTVQDQKDSNIHVHDGISQEQFCERRTARDKTLGMPRLILPSIQVNIRAGHFPEPESNGQVYLKLPVNQL from the coding sequence ATGCTCCAAGCCCAGGTCGCCAGCTTCTTTCATACGGACACCTCCACGTTCACCTACGTGGTCCATGCCGCAGGCCAACGCGAATGCGCCATCATCGACTCCGTACTGGACTATGATGCCGCCTCCGGCCGCAGCAGCACTGCCTCAGCCCAGAAGGTCGTGGATTTTGTGCGCCAGCATCAGCTGGAGGTGCAATGGGTTCTGGAAACCCACGCCCATGCCGACCATCTGTCCGCTGCGGTCTGGTTGCAGGAACAGGTGGGCGGCAAAATCGCCATCGGCGAGCACATCAAGCAAGTGCAGTCCACGTTCAGTCGCATCTTCAATATAGAGGCCGAAATCCAGGCCAACGGCACACCCTTCGATACGCTGTTCAAGGATCAGGAGCAATTCCAGATCGGTGCCCTTCAGGTACAAGCCCTGCACGTACCCGGCCACACACCGGCCGATATGGCCTATCACGTTCAGGGGCTGGGCGTATTTGTGGGTGACACCCTGTTTTTGCCCGATGTCGGTACTGCCCGTTGCGACTTTCCGGGCGGCAGCGCCAGCCAGCTCTATGAATCCATCCAGCGCTTGCTGGCGCTGCCCGCAGACACTGTCCTGTTCATGTGCCACGACTACCCGCCTGAAGGACGGGAGCCCCATTTTCAATGCACGGTTCAGGACCAGAAAGACAGCAATATCCATGTGCACGACGGCATCAGTCAGGAACAGTTTTGCGAGCGCCGCACAGCACGCGACAAAACCCTGGGCATGCCGCGCCTGATCCTGCCGTCCATTCAGGTCAATATCCGGGCTGGCCACTTTCCCGAGCCAGAAAGCAATGGCCAGGTCTATCTGAAGCTGCCCGTCAATCAACTCTGA
- a CDS encoding ArsR/SmtB family transcription factor, whose amino-acid sequence MNQTELEALRQVAGQASSLLGSLANPDRLMILCTLVQGECNVGELAQRSGIVQPTLSQQLTVLRREELIASRKEGKYVYYRLENPAVLAVMQTLYGIFCAPGGTDDCN is encoded by the coding sequence ATGAATCAAACTGAACTGGAAGCGTTGCGACAGGTAGCAGGCCAAGCCAGCAGCTTGCTGGGCAGCCTGGCCAACCCCGATCGCCTGATGATTCTCTGCACCTTGGTGCAGGGTGAATGCAATGTGGGGGAACTGGCACAGCGCAGTGGCATTGTTCAGCCTACTTTATCGCAGCAATTGACCGTTTTGCGGCGTGAAGAGCTGATTGCGAGCCGCAAAGAGGGCAAATACGTCTATTACCGACTGGAAAATCCAGCGGTGCTGGCGGTGATGCAGACTTTATATGGAATCTTTTGCGCCCCGGGAGGCACTGATGATTGCAATTGA
- a CDS encoding YeeE/YedE family protein yields MIAIDWTSFTPWSALFGGALVGLAASILVLFNGRVFGISGLLSGTWSGEAGDKGWRWMALLGLAAAPWLYRLAGETVPEVQSQPWIWVVVAGLLVGFGTRLGSGCTSGHGVCGLSRLSPRSLVATLMFMASGFLTVFVLRHLI; encoded by the coding sequence ATGATTGCAATTGACTGGACTTCGTTTACACCGTGGAGTGCCTTGTTCGGGGGCGCGTTGGTGGGCTTGGCTGCCTCTATCCTGGTGCTGTTCAATGGCCGGGTGTTTGGTATCTCCGGTCTGCTGTCGGGCACCTGGAGCGGGGAGGCCGGTGACAAGGGCTGGCGCTGGATGGCCTTGCTGGGCCTGGCGGCAGCTCCCTGGTTGTATCGCCTGGCCGGGGAAACTGTGCCAGAGGTACAGTCGCAGCCCTGGATATGGGTTGTCGTGGCCGGTTTGCTGGTGGGTTTTGGGACCCGGCTGGGTTCAGGTTGCACTAGCGGGCATGGCGTTTGTGGCTTGTCGCGTCTGTCACCCCGTTCTTTGGTGGCAACCTTGATGTTTATGGCCAGCGGTTTTCTGACCGTGTTTGTCTTGCGTCACCTGATCTAA
- a CDS encoding DUF6691 family protein — protein sequence MHYFIALVSGLIFGLGLLISGLANPSKVLAFLDLAGAWDPSLALVMVAAIAVAIVPFSLARRRPCAFVTGQPMNLPKQRQIDRPLIVGALIFGAGWGVAGFCPGPAIVLAASGAPLAVLFLVAMLVGMWAAGRVRG from the coding sequence ATGCACTATTTTATCGCTTTGGTTTCTGGCCTGATTTTTGGCTTGGGCTTGTTGATTTCCGGCTTGGCTAACCCCAGCAAGGTGCTGGCGTTTCTGGATCTGGCCGGGGCCTGGGACCCGTCCTTGGCTTTGGTAATGGTGGCGGCCATTGCGGTGGCGATTGTGCCCTTCAGCCTGGCTCGTCGTCGCCCATGTGCGTTCGTCACTGGCCAGCCCATGAATTTGCCCAAGCAGCGTCAAATTGACCGCCCCTTGATAGTGGGGGCCTTGATTTTTGGTGCTGGCTGGGGCGTGGCCGGCTTTTGCCCGGGTCCGGCCATTGTGCTGGCCGCCTCGGGTGCACCTTTGGCCGTGCTGTTTCTGGTCGCGATGCTGGTTGGAATGTGGGCGGCAGGGCGGGTGCGTGGCTAA
- the cadR gene encoding Cd(II)/Pb(II)-responsive transcriptional regulator codes for MKIGELAEKSHCNTETIRYYEKVGLLPEPERSEGNYRLYRNIHLERLRFIRNCRSLDMTHEEIRGLLAFMDGPAQDCAPVNDLLDEHIEHVAVRIAELEHLQKQLIELRHRCGQAGGLEHCGILQGLVNMEPDQVPAPSTHLG; via the coding sequence ATGAAAATTGGTGAGTTGGCGGAAAAAAGCCACTGCAACACGGAAACCATCCGCTATTACGAGAAGGTCGGACTGCTGCCCGAGCCAGAACGCAGCGAGGGCAACTATCGCCTGTACCGCAATATCCACTTGGAACGGCTACGTTTTATTCGCAACTGCCGCAGCCTGGATATGACACACGAAGAAATCCGCGGCCTGCTGGCATTTATGGACGGCCCGGCGCAAGACTGCGCCCCGGTGAATGATTTGCTGGATGAGCATATCGAGCATGTAGCCGTGCGCATTGCGGAACTGGAACACCTGCAAAAACAACTGATTGAATTGCGCCATCGCTGCGGGCAGGCCGGTGGCCTGGAGCATTGCGGCATCTTGCAAGGTTTAGTGAATATGGAGCCGGATCAAGTCCCGGCTCCCAGCACTCATCTGGGCTAA
- a CDS encoding heavy metal translocating P-type ATPase, with the protein MTSANKTSKLGVGQCTTSACQTGHSHDHSHDHDHAAGDHSHEHNHDHDHSHAEQTAHAHEGACCSAPAIGPSVALAASTSTRLVVHIADMDCPAEENMIRSGLKKLDQVQNLGFDLMQRVLTVDHVDGARDKVLGALRGLGFEPRMADEEPVKQVSPKQGLIRIAGAVVLALAAEVSHWLAAPEWLVIVLAVAAILSGGVQVYKKGWIALRNGQLNINALMSIAVTGAVILAQWPEAAMVMSLFSLAEWIEARSLDRARNAVDSLLKLVPDEVLVSANGKDWQRVPANQVQAGWQVRVAPGERFGLDGKVLQGLSTVNQAPITGESAPVDKEPGDEVFAGTINGMGELVYQVQAAHDETLLARITRSVQEAQANKAPIQRFVDQFSRIYTPLVVVAAALMAVALPLIWGVSWSESVYRALVLLVIACPCALVISTPVAVVSALASAARAGILIKGGVYLERARQLRYLAVDKTGTLTLGEPSLSEYGSLRPGLSDSEVLDMAVALAERSDHPASQAIARGRVASGLLSLDQFEALAGNGVQAEGSTGQLRLGKRSWVLGQNQAESSQAEQQAVESGATMVYLGDEQGLLAWFAMMDTLRPTTTQAIRDLQAQGVQVEVLSGDHEQAVRHVAQQAGIKDFRGGLLPQDKLDRIEEKLGKGLVAMVGDGINDAPALARADVGIAMGALGSDIAIETADVALMDDDLGKIALLMRQSRALHAVLWQNISLALGIKAVFLVMALTGQATMWMAVFADVGASLLVVLNSLRLLRARNP; encoded by the coding sequence ATGACATCAGCTAACAAGACATCAAAGCTCGGCGTGGGGCAGTGCACAACATCGGCCTGCCAGACCGGACATTCCCATGATCATAGTCATGATCACGACCATGCAGCGGGCGATCACAGCCACGAGCATAACCATGATCACGATCACAGCCATGCAGAGCAAACAGCGCACGCTCATGAAGGGGCATGCTGCTCGGCTCCTGCCATTGGTCCGTCGGTGGCCTTGGCTGCCAGTACCTCCACGCGTCTGGTCGTGCATATTGCTGATATGGATTGCCCAGCCGAAGAGAACATGATTCGCTCCGGCCTGAAAAAGCTGGATCAGGTGCAGAACCTGGGCTTTGACCTGATGCAGCGCGTCTTGACCGTGGACCACGTGGATGGCGCTCGCGATAAAGTGCTGGGTGCCTTGCGTGGCCTGGGTTTTGAGCCTCGCATGGCCGATGAAGAGCCTGTGAAGCAGGTATCGCCCAAGCAGGGCCTGATTCGTATTGCCGGTGCCGTGGTACTGGCTTTGGCTGCCGAGGTCAGCCATTGGCTGGCGGCCCCCGAGTGGCTGGTAATTGTTCTGGCGGTGGCTGCGATTCTGTCTGGTGGTGTGCAGGTCTACAAGAAAGGCTGGATTGCGCTGCGTAATGGTCAGCTCAACATTAATGCCTTGATGAGTATTGCCGTCACGGGGGCGGTGATCCTGGCCCAATGGCCTGAAGCCGCCATGGTGATGTCCCTGTTCAGCCTGGCCGAGTGGATCGAAGCTCGTTCCCTGGATCGCGCCCGCAATGCGGTGGACAGTCTGCTCAAGCTGGTGCCGGATGAAGTTCTGGTCAGTGCCAACGGCAAGGACTGGCAACGTGTACCCGCCAATCAGGTTCAGGCTGGCTGGCAAGTGCGTGTCGCCCCCGGCGAGCGTTTTGGCCTGGACGGTAAAGTCCTGCAAGGGCTAAGCACGGTTAACCAGGCCCCCATTACAGGTGAAAGCGCCCCCGTGGACAAAGAGCCCGGTGACGAGGTTTTTGCAGGCACCATTAATGGCATGGGCGAGCTGGTCTATCAAGTCCAGGCTGCTCATGATGAAACCTTGCTGGCTCGCATCACGCGGTCGGTTCAGGAAGCGCAGGCCAACAAGGCGCCGATTCAGCGTTTTGTGGATCAGTTCTCCCGCATTTACACCCCGCTGGTCGTGGTGGCAGCAGCCTTGATGGCGGTGGCCTTGCCCTTGATCTGGGGCGTGAGCTGGTCGGAGTCCGTCTATCGTGCTCTGGTTCTGCTGGTAATCGCTTGCCCTTGCGCCTTGGTGATTTCCACACCGGTGGCCGTGGTCAGTGCTTTGGCCAGTGCCGCACGTGCCGGTATCTTGATTAAAGGTGGCGTGTATCTGGAACGGGCTCGTCAGCTGCGTTACCTGGCCGTGGACAAGACCGGCACCCTGACTTTGGGCGAGCCCTCCTTGAGCGAATACGGCAGTTTGCGTCCAGGCCTGTCGGATAGCGAAGTGCTGGACATGGCCGTTGCTCTGGCCGAGCGTTCGGATCACCCCGCCTCGCAAGCGATTGCACGTGGTCGTGTGGCATCGGGCCTGTTAAGCCTGGACCAGTTCGAGGCCTTGGCGGGCAATGGCGTGCAGGCAGAGGGTTCGACGGGCCAATTGCGTCTGGGCAAGCGTAGCTGGGTGCTGGGCCAGAATCAGGCCGAGTCCAGCCAGGCCGAGCAGCAAGCCGTAGAGAGCGGTGCCACCATGGTGTATCTGGGTGACGAACAAGGTCTGCTGGCCTGGTTCGCCATGATGGATACCCTGCGTCCTACCACCACTCAAGCGATCCGCGACCTGCAAGCGCAGGGCGTGCAAGTGGAAGTGCTCTCGGGCGACCATGAACAAGCCGTGCGCCATGTGGCTCAGCAAGCCGGCATCAAGGATTTTCGAGGCGGTTTGCTGCCACAGGACAAGCTGGATCGTATCGAGGAAAAACTGGGCAAGGGCCTGGTGGCGATGGTGGGCGATGGCATCAATGATGCGCCTGCCCTGGCTCGTGCGGATGTGGGTATCGCCATGGGGGCTTTAGGTTCGGACATTGCGATCGAGACTGCTGATGTGGCCTTGATGGACGATGATCTGGGCAAGATTGCCTTGCTGATGCGTCAGTCCCGAGCCTTGCACGCCGTTCTGTGGCAGAACATCAGCCTGGCTTTGGGTATCAAGGCGGTATTCCTGGTGATGGCTCTGACCGGACAGGCCACCATGTGGATGGCGGTGTTTGCCGACGTGGGCGCCAGCTTGCTGGTGGTGCTGAACAGCTTGCGTCTGTTGCGCGCCCGCAATCCTTAA
- a CDS encoding SulP family inorganic anion transporter, whose protein sequence is MIALLEAGRAGLLGRKHWLNNLLAGLVVGVVALPLAMAFAIASGVKPEQGLYTAIIAGLAVSLFGGSRVQIAGPTGAFIVILSGVVAQHGVAGLQIATLMAGVILLLLGLLRLGAVIRFIPDPVIVGFTAGIGVIIWVGQWRDFFGLPVVEGQHFHEKLWFLLQNLPSLDWATTLLGMLSLAILIIVPKIPSLARLPGPLVALVIITLIQAIFRFESVATIGSSFGALPSGLPSFQWPDITLTRVVELIGPAFAIAMLGAIESLLSAVVADSMTGSRHDSNQELVGQGIANVLSPLFGGIAATGAIARTATNIRNGGDSPIAGIVHVIFLVLVLLLLAPLAAYIPLTVLAAILFMVAWNMSQAKLVVRLQRRMPPADLFILWVTFALTVFADLVVAVNIGVILAMLYVLKRTSDGVQVRALEGRRLQRALDLSFSQELRQDISVLTLEGPYFFASVEAVNRSLLTVPEPVRAVVLRLNYVPFVDATAMQALETALTELEQRNVMVAVCEANEKVTRKLIRMGLFKQIHGHRVFDSLQNAWESVSETLDHRAGVQKEEATPEAGVPT, encoded by the coding sequence ATGATTGCACTGCTGGAAGCGGGTCGAGCCGGGCTCCTGGGGCGAAAACATTGGCTAAACAACCTGCTGGCCGGTCTGGTAGTAGGGGTGGTGGCGTTGCCGCTGGCCATGGCTTTTGCCATTGCATCCGGAGTCAAGCCCGAGCAGGGTTTGTATACCGCCATTATTGCCGGTTTGGCGGTTTCTTTATTTGGTGGCAGCCGGGTTCAGATAGCTGGGCCCACAGGCGCTTTTATTGTTATCTTGTCCGGGGTGGTCGCCCAGCATGGCGTGGCCGGCCTGCAAATTGCCACCTTGATGGCCGGGGTCATTTTGCTGCTGCTGGGCCTGTTGCGCCTGGGGGCGGTGATCCGCTTTATTCCTGATCCGGTCATTGTCGGATTCACTGCTGGTATTGGTGTGATTATCTGGGTGGGCCAGTGGCGGGATTTTTTTGGTCTTCCCGTCGTAGAGGGCCAGCACTTTCACGAGAAGCTCTGGTTCTTGCTGCAGAACCTGCCGTCCTTGGATTGGGCCACCACGCTGCTGGGGATGTTATCTCTGGCCATCCTGATCATTGTGCCCAAGATTCCAAGCCTGGCGCGTTTGCCTGGCCCTTTGGTGGCCTTGGTGATTATCACGCTTATCCAGGCGATTTTCCGTTTTGAGTCGGTGGCCACTATCGGTTCCAGCTTCGGCGCCTTGCCTAGCGGCTTGCCGTCTTTTCAATGGCCAGACATTACCCTGACCCGTGTGGTGGAGCTGATCGGGCCTGCTTTTGCCATTGCCATGCTGGGCGCTATCGAGTCCTTGTTGTCCGCCGTGGTGGCGGACTCCATGACAGGTTCGCGTCACGACTCCAATCAGGAACTGGTGGGACAGGGCATTGCCAACGTGCTCTCGCCCTTGTTTGGCGGGATTGCGGCTACCGGGGCCATTGCCCGTACGGCCACCAATATCCGAAATGGTGGTGACAGCCCCATTGCCGGCATCGTGCATGTGATTTTCCTGGTACTGGTCTTGCTGCTTTTAGCTCCGCTGGCTGCCTATATTCCACTGACAGTGCTGGCAGCCATTCTGTTCATGGTGGCCTGGAATATGAGTCAGGCCAAGCTGGTGGTCCGTTTGCAGCGTCGCATGCCCCCGGCTGACTTGTTCATTTTGTGGGTGACGTTTGCGCTGACGGTCTTCGCGGATCTGGTCGTGGCCGTCAATATCGGGGTGATTCTGGCCATGTTGTATGTGCTCAAGCGCACCTCGGATGGGGTGCAGGTGCGTGCGCTGGAAGGCCGTCGTTTGCAGCGGGCACTGGATTTGTCTTTCAGCCAGGAGCTGCGCCAGGATATCTCGGTGCTTACCCTGGAAGGGCCATACTTCTTTGCCAGTGTGGAGGCGGTGAATCGCTCCTTGCTGACGGTGCCCGAGCCGGTTCGGGCAGTGGTTCTGCGTCTGAATTACGTGCCTTTTGTGGACGCGACAGCCATGCAGGCCCTGGAAACCGCCTTGACGGAGCTGGAGCAGCGCAATGTCATGGTGGCCGTTTGCGAAGCCAACGAAAAAGTGACCCGTAAGTTGATACGCATGGGCCTGTTCAAGCAGATCCACGGACATCGCGTGTTTGATAGTTTGCAGAATGCGTGGGAAAGCGTCAGTGAAACGCTGGACCACCGGGCGGGTGTTCAGAAAGAAGAGGCTACGCCTGAGGCGGGAGTGCCAACTTAG
- a CDS encoding formylglycine-generating enzyme family protein: MKSFKLSRAKALLTVCGLLAAAPLPAAAKGSDSLPPPVPAHDCQAYSGIPAGFGPAQKGVANQAGLVPIPSGRFLMGSDEGYPEEKPVHPVEVQAFQIDQHEVTNAQFAQFVAATGYVTQAERVPEFPPNVQVPEQYRQPGSAVFTPPAATHDHDQHEGHEQHAPPGNYNWWVWVPGANWRHPGGPDTNLNGRDNHPVVHIAYEDALAYARWLGRDLPTEEQWEFAARGGLEAATYPWGNTPEVRGRLMANTWQGNFPAKNLLRDGYEGTAPVGCFPANNYELWDSVGNVWEWTRSAWQPQHRPLTPEPLIAAARDANGNPAMGVIKGGSFLCAANFCVRYRPASRQPQETTMSTQHVGFRTVLNEERK; the protein is encoded by the coding sequence ATGAAGTCCTTTAAGCTCTCCCGAGCCAAGGCACTGCTGACGGTATGCGGGCTGCTGGCAGCAGCCCCGCTGCCCGCCGCAGCAAAAGGCTCCGACTCCCTCCCTCCCCCGGTTCCGGCGCACGATTGCCAGGCATATAGCGGCATACCGGCAGGCTTTGGCCCAGCCCAGAAGGGAGTGGCCAACCAGGCCGGTTTGGTCCCCATCCCCAGCGGGCGTTTTCTGATGGGGTCCGACGAGGGCTACCCAGAAGAAAAGCCGGTGCACCCCGTAGAAGTCCAGGCCTTTCAGATAGATCAGCACGAAGTGACCAATGCCCAATTCGCGCAATTTGTGGCGGCCACAGGCTATGTCACCCAGGCTGAACGAGTGCCGGAATTTCCACCGAATGTTCAGGTTCCCGAGCAGTATCGTCAGCCCGGATCCGCCGTCTTTACGCCACCGGCAGCGACGCATGATCACGATCAGCACGAAGGACATGAACAGCATGCCCCTCCTGGCAACTACAACTGGTGGGTATGGGTACCGGGTGCCAACTGGCGCCATCCCGGTGGCCCCGATACCAATCTGAATGGCCGGGACAATCATCCGGTCGTCCATATTGCTTACGAAGATGCGCTGGCCTACGCCCGCTGGTTAGGACGCGATTTGCCTACGGAGGAGCAATGGGAATTTGCAGCGCGTGGCGGGCTGGAAGCTGCCACCTACCCTTGGGGTAATACGCCTGAAGTACGTGGCCGCTTGATGGCCAACACCTGGCAAGGTAATTTCCCCGCCAAGAACCTGCTGCGTGATGGCTACGAAGGCACCGCCCCCGTGGGCTGCTTCCCGGCCAATAACTATGAGCTGTGGGATTCGGTCGGCAATGTCTGGGAATGGACACGCAGTGCATGGCAGCCTCAGCATCGGCCCCTGACACCCGAACCTCTTATCGCCGCGGCAAGGGATGCCAACGGAAACCCGGCAATGGGCGTCATCAAGGGTGGCTCTTTTCTATGCGCAGCCAACTTCTGCGTACGCTATCGCCCAGCCTCACGACAGCCACAGGAAACCACCATGTCCACCCAGCATGTGGGCTTTCGTACCGTGCTAAATGAGGAGCGAAAGTAG